GTGTTCAGCGGCCGCGCGCGCCGCAAGGAATACTGGATGTACACCCTGTTCGTCACGATCATCTACATCGTGCTGGCCGTCATCGGCGCCGTGGCCAAGCAGGCGTGGATCCCGATCATCTTCTACGTCGCCATCCTGCTCCCCAGCCTCGCCGTCCTCGTGCGCCGCCTGCACGACACCGGCCGGAGCGGCTGGTGGGTCCTGTTCGGTCTGGTTCCGCTCGCCGGCGGCATCACCCTCCTCGTCTTCACCTGCCTCGACGGTGAGCCGAGCGACAACAAGTACGGCCCCAACCCGAAGGGCTTCGCCCCGGCGCACGTGTGATGCCGTAGCTCTGCTTCGAGGCCGCCCGGTCAGTGCCGGGCGGCCTTCTGGGTTTCCCAAGGGCGCACCGCGGCCGCCTTGTTCGTGGCCGGGCCCTCGTCGCGTACGCCCTGGCCGTCGTTGCAGCCCGTCAGCGCGGCAAGGGCGAGGAGGGCGAGGGCGGTAGCGGTGAGCATGCGGGGGGTGTGGGGTCGGGTGGGCATGGGATCAGGCTGCGGGGGCGCGGGGGCGTTCGCCAGCCCTGGCGGGGGATTCGGGACGGCCTTGTGTCGGGGGCCTCGCTGACCTGCGGAGATGTGGCTTCCCGAGTCCCTTTCGTGGGATGCGGGACGGGGCATCCCGGGCACCGGGCACCATCAAGTCGCCCGGCGAGTTAGGTTCTTGACGATCGCGGTGGTTGTCCGTCGAAGGACCGACACATTCAAAGGGGAGACGCCCATGCCCGGTGACGCGCTGAGCCAGGACCCGGCCGAGCTGGCCAGGAGGATCGACACCACCAAGGCACATCCGGCCCGCGTCTACGACGTGTTCCTCGGCGGCAAGGACAACTACCCCGCCGACCGCGAGGCGGCCGCCGCCGCGCTCGCCGCCAACCCCCGCGGCTACCTCGACGT
This portion of the Streptomyces canus genome encodes:
- a CDS encoding DUF805 domain-containing protein — its product is MNYFLDVLKKYAVFSGRARRKEYWMYTLFVTIIYIVLAVIGAVAKQAWIPIIFYVAILLPSLAVLVRRLHDTGRSGWWVLFGLVPLAGGITLLVFTCLDGEPSDNKYGPNPKGFAPAHV